A single genomic interval of bacterium harbors:
- the rpsE gene encoding 30S ribosomal protein S5, whose translation MEEQVKRGRRKPEEPKEEFAGAKAGSEWRERVIQISRVTKVVKGGKKLSFRAVVVVGDGNGSVGIGCGKSSEVIGAIQKAVIEARKNLVVVPIFKKSIPHPISAKAGAGKVLLKPAAEGTGVIAGGSARSVLELAGIENILCKSLGSDSPLNAARATIKALSELRLFGDVAKERGLTLHEMLN comes from the coding sequence GTGGAAGAACAAGTAAAACGCGGTCGCCGCAAACCTGAAGAACCAAAAGAAGAATTTGCCGGAGCCAAAGCCGGAAGCGAATGGCGCGAAAGAGTTATTCAAATAAGCAGAGTAACAAAAGTAGTAAAAGGCGGAAAAAAATTAAGTTTTAGAGCTGTTGTTGTTGTCGGTGACGGTAATGGCAGTGTTGGAATAGGATGCGGCAAATCAAGTGAAGTTATCGGCGCTATCCAAAAAGCAGTTATTGAAGCAAGAAAAAACCTTGTAGTAGTGCCTATTTTCAAAAAATCAATTCCACATCCGATAAGCGCAAAAGCAGGAGCAGGAAAAGTATTATTAAAACCGGCTGCTGAAGGTACAGGAGTAATTGCAGGCGGTTCTGCAAGATCTGTATTGGAATTGGCGGGAATAGAAAATATTTTGTGTAAATCTTTAGGCTCAGACTCACCTTTAAATGCTGCAAGAGCAACAATAAAAGCTCTTTCAGAATTAAGATTATTCGGTGATGTCGCAAAAGAAAGAGGCTTAACCTTACACGAGATGTTAAACTGA
- the rplO gene encoding 50S ribosomal protein L15: MRIEDLRPAKGATKKKKRVGRGRSSGHGKTSTRGHNGEGQRSGCSRKIGFEGGQMPGYRKTPKLDGFSSLSRIVYAEINISKIANMEEETIDLDVLKAKGLYGKKYDELRILGNGELTRAITVKARHFTKSAKEKIEAAGGKALLV; this comes from the coding sequence ATTAGAATAGAAGACTTAAGACCTGCAAAAGGCGCTACAAAAAAGAAAAAACGTGTAGGTCGCGGACGCAGTTCAGGACACGGTAAAACTTCCACAAGAGGTCATAACGGTGAAGGTCAGCGTTCAGGATGCAGCAGAAAAATCGGTTTTGAAGGCGGACAGATGCCAGGTTACAGAAAAACCCCTAAATTAGACGGTTTTTCTTCACTTAGCAGAATTGTTTATGCAGAAATTAATATATCCAAAATTGCCAATATGGAAGAAGAAACTATCGATTTGGATGTATTAAAAGCAAAAGGTCTGTACGGCAAAAAATATGATGAATTAAGAATACTTGGCAATGGTGAATTGACAAGAGCCATAACGGTTAAAGCCAGACACTTTACCAAATCAGCTAAAGAAAAAATTGAAGCTGCGGGCGGTAAAGCTCTTTTAGTATAA
- the secY gene encoding preprotein translocase subunit SecY, which produces MAKIKMPTPDELTGMWQASGLKEKLLFTFAMIAIFRFGVYIPIFGINNTELLTSGKMGELVGFLDIFTGGALGKISVFALGIGPYITASIIFQLLSAAIPSLEKLQKEEGEAGRRKISQYTRYFTVFLCLFQGTVFITYLHKMGMLSPEGIPALNFIGSVLTLTAGTMLIMWIAELITENGIGNGASILIFIGIISRMPMYFGGTAKLIGGNSGMAFSLFMVIAIFLATLVLIVIMQEAMRKVVIVNARRQVGNKVYGGVNTHIPFKLNPGGVMPIIFAVAILLFPTTILGILNKGNLPETVKNIIDFITNDLLSGYSYYIIYFFLIVALTFFYASIMPNMQPKEIANNLKKYGSSIPGIKPGKPTADALEKILSRVTFIGALGLGIIALVPGIATQVTHFTTLKGIGSTSLIIMVGVALDFINQIKTHLLARQYEGFLKQ; this is translated from the coding sequence ATGGCTAAAATAAAAATGCCTACACCTGATGAATTGACAGGAATGTGGCAAGCATCGGGATTAAAAGAAAAATTACTGTTTACATTTGCTATGATAGCAATTTTTAGATTTGGCGTATATATTCCCATTTTTGGAATAAACAATACAGAATTGTTAACTTCAGGCAAAATGGGCGAACTTGTAGGATTTCTTGATATATTTACCGGCGGTGCGCTGGGAAAAATTTCTGTATTCGCACTCGGCATAGGGCCTTATATTACAGCTTCAATTATTTTTCAGCTACTTTCGGCGGCTATACCTTCTTTAGAAAAACTCCAGAAGGAAGAAGGCGAAGCGGGCAGAAGAAAAATTTCCCAGTATACAAGGTATTTCACGGTATTTTTATGCCTGTTTCAGGGAACAGTTTTTATAACTTATTTGCATAAAATGGGCATGCTCTCACCCGAAGGCATTCCTGCTTTGAATTTTATAGGATCAGTTTTAACGCTTACCGCAGGCACGATGCTAATTATGTGGATAGCAGAACTTATTACAGAAAACGGTATCGGAAACGGAGCATCTATATTGATTTTTATAGGTATTATTTCCAGAATGCCAATGTATTTCGGGGGAACGGCAAAACTTATCGGCGGTAACAGCGGAATGGCGTTTTCTTTATTTATGGTAATTGCAATTTTCCTAGCGACACTTGTATTGATAGTCATAATGCAGGAAGCTATGAGAAAAGTGGTTATTGTTAATGCCAGAAGGCAGGTCGGCAATAAAGTTTACGGCGGAGTAAATACTCACATCCCATTCAAGCTTAACCCAGGTGGTGTAATGCCAATAATCTTCGCAGTAGCTATTCTTCTTTTCCCTACTACTATTTTAGGTATTCTAAACAAAGGAAACCTGCCTGAAACTGTAAAAAACATTATTGACTTTATCACTAACGATTTGTTATCAGGTTATTCATATTACATAATTTATTTCTTTTTAATAGTCGCTTTAACTTTCTTTTACGCTTCGATTATGCCAAATATGCAGCCAAAAGAAATAGCTAATAATTTAAAAAAATACGGAAGTTCCATTCCGGGTATTAAACCGGGCAAGCCGACAGCGGATGCACTGGAAAAAATTCTCAGCAGAGTTACTTTTATAGGAGCTCTCGGACTTGGAATAATCGCGCTGGTTCCAGGAATAGCAACACAGGTTACTCATTTTACAACTTTAAAAGGAATAGGCTCAACCTCATTAATCATTATGGTCGGGGTTGCACTTGATTTCATAAACCAAATAAAGACACATCTATTAGCCAGGCAATATGAAGGATTTTTAAAACAATGA
- a CDS encoding adenylate kinase, whose product MKTRVIFLGAPGCGKGTQANKLAKLLNIPHIDTGSMLREEIALQSEEGKLAESFMNQGQLAPATLVVRIIKNRLLRDDAKNGFILDGFPRSPEQAQMFEDIVKEAGIEIEHVLNIEVDENILVDRMAYRKSCACGEKYNTKFKAPKVDNVCDKCGATLTQRADDNVETAAKRIETYRRETEPLINYYTQKNLVRNINGNQDIEIILSDILEVLGVSVAK is encoded by the coding sequence ATGAAAACAAGAGTAATTTTTTTAGGCGCGCCCGGATGCGGAAAAGGCACACAGGCAAACAAATTAGCAAAACTTCTTAATATACCTCACATTGATACAGGAAGCATGCTTAGAGAAGAAATCGCATTGCAATCTGAAGAAGGCAAACTTGCTGAATCTTTTATGAATCAAGGTCAGCTCGCACCTGCAACACTTGTTGTAAGGATTATTAAAAACAGGTTGTTGAGAGATGACGCTAAAAACGGCTTTATCCTCGATGGTTTCCCGAGAAGTCCCGAGCAAGCTCAAATGTTTGAAGATATAGTCAAAGAAGCAGGCATCGAAATCGAGCATGTGTTAAACATTGAAGTTGACGAAAATATTCTTGTCGACAGAATGGCTTACAGAAAATCATGCGCTTGCGGCGAAAAATACAATACAAAATTCAAAGCTCCAAAAGTTGACAACGTTTGCGACAAATGCGGCGCAACTTTAACTCAAAGAGCTGATGACAATGTTGAGACTGCCGCAAAAAGAATTGAAACTTACAGAAGAGAAACTGAACCGTTAATTAATTACTACACTCAGAAAAATCTCGTAAGAAATATCAACGGAAATCAGGATATCGAAATAATTCTTTCTGATATTTTAGAAGTACTGGGCGTTTCAGTAGCAAAGTAA